One part of the uncultured Bacteroides sp. genome encodes these proteins:
- a CDS encoding LiaF domain-containing protein, with protein MEKTRKTNRYRHVTHSITFSLLLIVAGLAFLGFNLGYISTSYKDVIFSWPMLIIVLGISAFCNSNFRQGVLLLIVGGFFIVPRIANVCPGLLPVDSGNFVHLYWPMLLIAAGVLFIIHRLMPSSHGYCCVSHSDNADLRNSEGFAVFEKHKGERGKGYFNEQSVFSSGKHIVLDPEFKGGEISTVLGDISLDLRKTNLPEGDTFLEVNVVLGGVKILVPSNWNVQIRMESILFNFEDKRFEVTENDNTRQLIIIGKGVLSSGELRD; from the coding sequence ATGGAAAAAACAAGAAAAACGAATCGTTACAGACACGTAACTCATTCAATTACCTTTTCCCTTCTGTTGATTGTCGCTGGATTGGCCTTCCTGGGTTTTAATCTTGGTTATATATCTACTTCTTATAAAGATGTTATATTCTCGTGGCCAATGCTTATTATTGTATTGGGAATATCTGCTTTTTGCAATAGTAATTTTCGACAAGGAGTTCTACTACTTATTGTAGGCGGATTCTTTATTGTGCCAAGAATTGCCAATGTATGTCCGGGATTGTTGCCTGTTGACAGTGGTAATTTTGTTCATCTTTACTGGCCTATGTTACTTATTGCTGCAGGTGTGTTGTTCATTATTCATAGGTTGATGCCTTCATCTCATGGATATTGTTGTGTAAGCCACAGTGATAATGCCGATTTACGCAATTCAGAGGGATTTGCTGTGTTCGAAAAACATAAAGGAGAAAGAGGTAAAGGATATTTTAACGAACAAAGTGTATTCTCCAGCGGTAAACATATTGTTCTTGATCCAGAATTCAAAGGTGGAGAGATTAGTACTGTTCTTGGGGATATTTCGTTGGATTTAAGAAAGACAAACTTACCCGAAGGTGATACTTTTCTGGAAGTAAACGTAGTGTTGGGAGGTGTCAAAATATTAGTGCCTTCTAATTGGAATGTGCAGATAAGAATGGAATCTATTTTATTTAACTTTGAAGATAAACGATTTGAAGTAACTGAAAATGATAATACCAGACAACTAATTATTATTGGCAAGGGAGTTTTGTCAAGCGGAGAATTAAGAGACTAA
- a CDS encoding outer membrane lipoprotein-sorting protein: MLKRLILFLAFSLSVAGLHLRAQTLTAKEIVTKSDEKARGKTSQGESTMTIIRPTWSRSITMKSWEKGRKQSMIVITAPAKEKGQVFLKIRTEMWNWLPSIERMIKIPPSMMLQSWMGSDFTNDDLIKESSIILDYTHKLLGKEMVRGLSCYKIEMMPLPEAAVTWGKVILWITEDGFNQWKAEYYDEDMSLINILNASEIRKMGDREIPTRMEIVPVDKKNNKTVLEIKSLVYDKPIDDSFFSQQNMKNASQRIK, from the coding sequence ATGCTAAAAAGGCTTATTCTATTTTTGGCATTTAGTCTGTCAGTTGCAGGATTGCATCTCCGTGCACAAACGCTGACGGCTAAAGAGATAGTAACAAAATCAGATGAAAAGGCTCGTGGAAAAACCAGTCAGGGTGAAAGTACAATGACTATAATCAGACCTACCTGGAGTCGGTCGATAACCATGAAGAGTTGGGAGAAGGGACGTAAACAGTCGATGATTGTTATTACGGCTCCGGCAAAGGAGAAAGGGCAGGTGTTTCTGAAAATAAGAACAGAGATGTGGAACTGGCTTCCTTCTATTGAAAGGATGATTAAAATTCCACCTTCAATGATGCTACAATCGTGGATGGGATCTGATTTTACGAATGACGATCTGATAAAGGAATCGTCTATTATTTTGGATTACACACATAAGTTGCTGGGTAAGGAGATGGTAAGAGGATTGTCTTGCTATAAAATAGAAATGATGCCTCTTCCGGAAGCTGCAGTAACCTGGGGAAAAGTAATTTTATGGATTACCGAAGATGGATTCAATCAATGGAAGGCCGAATATTACGATGAAGATATGTCGCTGATAAACATTTTGAATGCTTCGGAAATAAGGAAAATGGGAGATAGAGAAATTCCTACAAGAATGGAAATTGTTCCCGTTGACAAGAAAAACAATAAAACGGTTCTGGAAATAAAGAGTCTGGTATACGATAAACCGATAGATGACAGTTTCTTCTCGCAACAGAATATGAAGAATGCAAGTCAGCGCATAAAATAA
- a CDS encoding FtsX-like permease family protein, producing the protein MAQFVKLAWRNLWRNKRRTIITSASVFFGVVLSSFMRSMQEGSYDQYIRAIVNSYTSYIQIHKKGYWDDKIINNSFELNKTIESVLDKNSNITLYTPRFETFCLASSEDYTKGVMIMGVNPEKEDKITNISGKMRLGSYLKSGDEGVVLGSVLAKFLKLNVNDTLVLIGQGYHGISAAGKFLVRGIIKHPSPELDRTLVVMDIGKCQELFSAPGLLTSMAIMVHDNKEVAETKDVLLRNLPTDLEVMDWKEMNELLMKQIESDRGSAVIIVDLLYLIIAFGIFGTIVMMMAERQKEFGVVMAVGMQKHKLILVVLLETVFIGMVGAITGIIASIPVLGYYYYHPIPFTGQAAEMMLEMGFDPVMFFSLDPLIFLKQALIVFLFTLAIGIYPVLNIWNLKITNALHN; encoded by the coding sequence ATGGCACAGTTTGTAAAATTGGCATGGCGGAACTTGTGGCGAAACAAGCGCAGAACAATTATAACTTCGGCTTCGGTATTTTTCGGAGTTGTTCTCTCTTCGTTTATGCGTTCTATGCAAGAGGGATCTTATGATCAGTACATCAGGGCTATTGTCAATTCTTACACAAGTTACATTCAGATTCACAAGAAAGGTTATTGGGATGATAAAATTATCAATAATTCCTTTGAACTTAATAAAACGATAGAATCGGTTCTTGATAAAAATAGTAATATTACCCTTTACACACCTCGCTTTGAAACATTCTGTCTGGCTTCGTCCGAAGATTATACGAAAGGAGTGATGATAATGGGAGTGAATCCGGAAAAAGAAGATAAGATAACTAATATTTCGGGAAAGATGAGGCTGGGCAGCTATCTTAAGAGTGGAGATGAAGGAGTAGTCCTGGGCAGTGTACTGGCTAAGTTTCTTAAATTAAATGTAAATGATACGCTGGTTCTTATTGGTCAGGGGTATCATGGTATAAGTGCTGCCGGCAAGTTTCTGGTTCGTGGCATTATTAAACATCCTTCTCCCGAACTGGACAGAACGCTGGTTGTGATGGATATCGGTAAATGTCAGGAACTGTTTTCTGCTCCCGGACTACTCACTTCAATGGCGATTATGGTGCACGATAATAAAGAAGTGGCCGAAACTAAGGATGTGCTTTTGCGTAACTTGCCCACCGACTTGGAAGTGATGGACTGGAAAGAAATGAATGAACTGCTTATGAAGCAGATTGAAAGTGATCGGGGTAGTGCAGTGATTATTGTAGATCTGCTCTACTTGATTATCGCATTTGGAATTTTTGGAACGATTGTGATGATGATGGCCGAACGGCAAAAGGAGTTTGGTGTAGTAATGGCTGTGGGTATGCAGAAACATAAGTTAATACTAGTGGTATTGCTCGAGACTGTTTTTATTGGTATGGTAGGGGCAATAACGGGTATTATTGCAAGCATTCCTGTTCTTGGCTACTATTATTACCATCCCATTCCGTTTACCGGACAAGCTGCCGAGATGATGCTGGAAATGGGTTTTGATCCGGTAATGTTCTTTTCACTTGATCCGTTGATTTTCTTAAAACAGGCGCTGATTGTTTTTCTGTTTACACTGGCTATAGGGATTTATCCTGTATTGAATATCTGGAATTTAAAGATTACGAATGCTTTGCATAATTAA
- a CDS encoding nitroreductase family protein has protein sequence MALNFKEALQNRRTYYTISNKSLISDKEIEDIVKFAVTHVPSAFNSQSPRVVLLLGENHKKLWEITKETLRKIVPAEAFKSTEDKIDGSFAAGYGTVLYFEDQSVVKGLQDAFPAYSDNFPVWSNHTSAMHQLAIWTMLEEAGFGASLQHYNPLIDEEVAKAWNLPSTWKLVAQMPFGVPTQGPGEKSFQPIDERVKVFK, from the coding sequence ATGGCACTAAATTTTAAAGAAGCTTTGCAAAATCGCAGAACGTATTATACAATAAGTAATAAATCACTTATCTCTGATAAGGAAATAGAAGATATAGTTAAATTTGCAGTTACTCATGTACCTTCGGCATTCAATTCTCAATCACCCAGAGTGGTTCTTTTATTAGGAGAAAATCATAAAAAATTATGGGAAATTACTAAAGAAACACTTCGTAAGATTGTTCCGGCTGAGGCTTTTAAAAGTACAGAAGATAAGATTGATGGTTCATTTGCTGCCGGATATGGTACTGTGCTTTACTTTGAAGACCAGTCTGTAGTAAAAGGGTTGCAAGATGCTTTTCCTGCTTATTCAGATAATTTCCCTGTTTGGTCAAACCACACTTCGGCCATGCATCAATTGGCTATATGGACTATGCTTGAGGAAGCCGGATTCGGAGCATCTCTTCAGCATTATAATCCATTGATTGACGAAGAAGTGGCTAAAGCATGGAATCTTCCATCTACCTGGAAACTAGTTGCCCAAATGCCTTTTGGAGTTCCTACACAAGGTCCGGGTGAAAAAAGTTTCCAACCAATTGATGAACGGGTGAAAGTGTTCAAGTAA
- a CDS encoding ABC transporter ATP-binding protein, protein MNIVMNIIEIKGITKIYDIKTMPFQALNGIDLSFQQGEFVAIVGPSGSGKTTLLNIIGGIDNPTDGTVIIDGVNITGLSNWKKTDFRMHNIGFVFQSYNLIPVLTTKENIEFILQLQGRDKEYIEKRALELIEAVGLMNKTNSRPNKLSGGEQQRVAVARALASKPKFILADEPTANLDSKSAENLLDIMEKLNREENITFIFSTHDTRVMKKARRIITIEDGKVIEDVQRDKIKQ, encoded by the coding sequence ATGAATATTGTTATGAACATTATTGAGATAAAAGGAATTACCAAGATTTACGACATTAAAACAATGCCGTTTCAGGCATTGAATGGTATAGATTTGTCTTTTCAGCAAGGAGAGTTTGTTGCTATTGTAGGACCTTCGGGTTCGGGTAAAACAACCTTGCTCAATATTATTGGCGGGATTGATAATCCTACCGATGGAACTGTTATAATAGACGGGGTGAATATTACCGGATTAAGTAATTGGAAAAAAACTGATTTCAGAATGCATAATATCGGTTTTGTTTTTCAGTCGTACAACTTGATTCCGGTTCTTACTACAAAAGAAAATATTGAGTTTATCTTGCAGCTTCAGGGAAGAGATAAAGAATATATTGAAAAAAGAGCTTTGGAACTTATTGAGGCTGTGGGGCTCATGAATAAAACAAATAGTCGCCCGAATAAATTATCGGGTGGGGAGCAGCAGCGTGTGGCGGTGGCAAGAGCGCTGGCATCTAAACCAAAGTTTATACTAGCCGATGAGCCAACTGCCAATCTGGATTCAAAGTCGGCAGAAAATCTGCTGGATATTATGGAAAAGCTGAACAGGGAAGAGAATATCACCTTTATTTTCTCAACGCATGATACAAGGGTGATGAAAAAGGCCCGAAGAATTATTACGATTGAAGATGGCAAGGTAATTGAAGATGTACAGAGGGATAAGATTAAACAATAA
- a CDS encoding DUF3836 domain-containing protein: MKKIMFSSRSLVSSIAICLLFVCSMAAEARNSKSFVYNKSDEMEIVSLYDSISGLITPYLKYEFSTSENGLSKTKLAYRWNETNRTWTPYYQFTATTVDGNQIQEYAQWNNRKKDFSLNKQKAIYYQVAGKDFTDYFSFKWNDKTEKWEVIDGAKFENYIKLLVSDNN; the protein is encoded by the coding sequence ATGAAAAAGATAATGTTTAGTAGTCGTTCATTAGTAAGTAGCATAGCTATTTGTCTATTGTTTGTTTGCTCTATGGCAGCAGAAGCTCGTAACTCTAAATCTTTTGTCTATAACAAAAGTGATGAAATGGAAATTGTTTCTTTGTATGACTCAATTTCTGGATTAATAACTCCTTATTTGAAATATGAATTTTCGACTAGTGAAAATGGATTGTCAAAGACTAAGTTGGCTTATCGCTGGAATGAAACTAATAGAACATGGACTCCATACTATCAGTTCACTGCAACAACTGTAGATGGAAACCAAATTCAGGAATATGCACAGTGGAATAACAGAAAAAAAGATTTTTCACTGAATAAGCAAAAAGCTATTTATTATCAAGTTGCCGGAAAAGACTTCACGGATTATTTCTCTTTTAAATGGAATGATAAAACTGAAAAATGGGAAGTAATTGACGGTGCTAAATTTGAAAATTACATCAAATTACTGGTTAGTGACAATAATTAA
- a CDS encoding ferritin translates to MKLKEKVESILNKQINAEFWSAYLYLSMSAWFQEKGLKGFANWMFVQYQEENTHAIKLYNFVIERQGSVKLQPIGAVPSDWEDIRTLMEDVYKHECLVTEMIYDCIEVAEAEKDRATMSMLQWFVDEQIEEEANTDDIINQLKLIGNDGQAIYLLDKELGSRVFVDSTQSAGA, encoded by the coding sequence ATGAAACTAAAAGAAAAAGTTGAGAGTATTCTTAATAAACAAATTAATGCTGAGTTCTGGTCAGCATATCTGTATCTCTCCATGTCTGCATGGTTTCAGGAAAAAGGTTTAAAAGGCTTTGCCAACTGGATGTTTGTGCAATATCAGGAAGAAAACACCCATGCCATTAAGCTTTATAACTTTGTGATTGAGCGTCAGGGCTCTGTAAAACTTCAACCTATAGGTGCCGTACCGTCTGATTGGGAAGATATACGCACACTGATGGAAGATGTCTACAAACATGAATGTTTAGTTACGGAAATGATTTACGATTGCATTGAAGTAGCCGAAGCTGAAAAAGATCGTGCAACAATGAGCATGCTTCAATGGTTCGTTGACGAACAGATTGAAGAGGAAGCTAATACTGATGACATAATTAATCAGCTGAAGCTTATTGGTAATGATGGTCAGGCTATTTATCTTCTCGATAAAGAACTGGGATCACGCGTTTTTGTTGATTCTACTCAATCAGCAGGAGCATAA
- a CDS encoding FtsX-like permease family protein, whose product MLGVLSWKNVWRNKLRSSTVITAVALGVFAGVFMIAFMNGMVDARLQAIIHTEISSVQMHNPDFLANSDFSSRIPDADNVVQWVSKVDHIKGVSKRLVITSMIASAEANTGVKILGVMPDIERTVTNIGNKMIEGTFLESNKKNAIVIGKKLAEKLKVGLNKKVVITLQDAQMNITGGAFRVVGIFETDNSMFDEMTVFTRYNDLCTLTGLKTTEAHEVAVLVDKDSNSGIVTDALKFHYPELDIQDWTQLSPEAGYLISAMNQYLYIFVLVIMLALCFGIINTMLMAVLERVKELGMLMAIGMNKVRIFLMLMLETLYLSITGGFIGIICGYLLCRYLEKVGLNLYFWEEAYKSIGYSSMIYPKIELNMIVYTALMVVLTGVFSTLYPAYKALKLNPADATRTK is encoded by the coding sequence ATGCTTGGAGTCTTATCATGGAAAAATGTCTGGAGAAATAAACTGCGCAGCTCTACAGTGATTACTGCTGTAGCTTTGGGCGTTTTTGCCGGAGTGTTTATGATTGCTTTCATGAATGGGATGGTCGATGCTCGTTTGCAAGCTATTATTCATACAGAAATATCTTCTGTGCAGATGCATAATCCCGATTTCTTGGCCAACAGTGATTTCTCGAGCCGGATACCCGATGCGGATAATGTTGTGCAGTGGGTAAGTAAGGTGGATCATATAAAAGGGGTGAGTAAACGTTTGGTTATCACTTCGATGATTGCTTCTGCCGAAGCTAATACCGGAGTAAAGATTCTGGGAGTGATGCCTGATATAGAGCGGACAGTAACCAATATTGGCAATAAAATGATTGAAGGTACTTTTCTGGAAAGTAATAAAAAGAATGCAATAGTTATAGGCAAGAAACTGGCAGAGAAGTTGAAGGTTGGACTGAATAAGAAAGTAGTTATCACATTACAGGATGCGCAGATGAATATTACAGGCGGTGCTTTCAGAGTAGTAGGTATCTTTGAAACAGATAATTCCATGTTCGACGAGATGACAGTGTTTACCCGATACAATGATCTTTGTACACTCACGGGACTGAAAACAACGGAAGCTCACGAGGTTGCCGTTCTGGTGGATAAAGATAGCAATTCGGGCATTGTTACAGATGCTTTGAAATTCCATTATCCCGAACTTGATATTCAGGACTGGACACAGTTGAGTCCTGAAGCTGGCTATTTGATTAGCGCAATGAATCAATACCTGTATATCTTCGTACTGGTTATTATGCTGGCACTGTGTTTTGGTATAATTAATACGATGCTTATGGCCGTGTTGGAAAGAGTTAAGGAATTGGGTATGCTGATGGCTATTGGGATGAATAAAGTCCGGATCTTTTTGATGCTTATGCTCGAAACGTTATATCTTTCTATCACGGGTGGATTTATTGGAATTATCTGTGGCTATCTTCTTTGCAGATATCTTGAAAAGGTTGGATTAAACCTCTATTTCTGGGAAGAAGCTTATAAAAGTATAGGTTATTCATCGATGATTTATCCGAAAATAGAATTGAATATGATTGTTTATACAGCGTTGATGGTTGTACTTACGGGGGTGTTTTCTACTTTATATCCTGCGTACAAGGCTTTGAAGCTGAATCCGGCTGATGCTACACGAACAAAATAA
- a CDS encoding ABC transporter substrate binding protein, whose amino-acid sequence MKRYRFVQLMFVFLLFSVKAEAVHNSFVLIINSYSEGNKWPERIQNVITNDLYVKKNIAINLEYLDNCRFTSLQDAYETMGELYKNYPSKPRAVVIIGDAGWIAYRSTLPQSWRDIPVVLTSVRNYTISLEDLISGKDINSIKMIPYMEAAKGFNVTGVFHSLHIKETIQLMKTLMPEMKKIAFISDKRFVSAYGLASFKYIMAKYYPELKGISLSLKDIDPHDLLDSLSYMDKQTGVLSYGWYVDQSSKLRKDYSINEVQRIIGSFTNTPVFGLVDIGIDNRTYAGGVFSTCNDFGEKTVELLLQILNGKDAKKIPFQNMNEEKAHLNYEYLLQSGIDSKLLPKDAVYYQKPLSVYQKYKSTFYLISFLSLLVILGFLLRIGYLMKIKKIRDREISLLSQYKELYHNNQDLKLLLDSIFDNIPIPLFVKEVGEDIRYKYWNKKAEELTGIKCDDVIGKTDIEVFGEEVGKMNNEKDLSLIQNGGILNYDEEVFFRNTVRSTSVIKSIIQRKDDTSYILATRWDITELKAIQHKLELNNRHLHLVMEAGDILPWTCDIQKNIISVDYDFLNNVNSDIERKSSVTTIDETFARVHPDDKERLKSEFEKLLNGKTDRFDIDFRIDNSGNDYKWCAMHGVVSEWNDNGNPLIVIGSSIDITKRKEIEQALLEAKEKAEESNRLKSAFLANMSHEIRTPLNAIVGFSRILAMVNQGNEEHAKFADIIENNNRMLLQLINDILDLSKIEAGTLEFIYSDVDVNDLLSEIEQSSKLKVDQNTVRISFENRLPECIINTDRNRLAQVINNFISNAIKFTKQGSIKFGYQLKEEQLHFYVTDTGCGIPEDKLGTIFDRFIKLDAFAQGTGLGLAISASIVHKLGGEINVHSEVGVGSTFWITLPYNPVISAEEKRPVEKVVQPQNKGKKATLLVAEDDVSNYKLAEAILGKEYNLIHAWNGEEAVQLFRDNLPDLVLMDIKMPILNGYESFQKIRQISENVPVIAVTAYASEEDQSIIRKKGFNDFVAKPIYASLLKDKIAALLKVD is encoded by the coding sequence ATGAAACGGTATAGGTTTGTCCAGCTAATGTTTGTCTTCTTGCTTTTCAGCGTAAAAGCTGAAGCAGTCCACAATAGTTTTGTATTAATCATTAATTCGTATAGTGAAGGTAATAAATGGCCGGAAAGAATACAAAACGTGATAACCAATGATTTGTATGTGAAAAAGAACATTGCAATAAATCTTGAATATCTTGATAATTGTAGATTTACTTCACTGCAGGATGCTTATGAAACAATGGGAGAATTGTATAAAAATTATCCTTCAAAACCAAGAGCTGTAGTTATAATTGGGGATGCGGGGTGGATTGCCTATCGTAGTACTTTGCCTCAATCGTGGCGTGATATTCCTGTTGTTCTTACTTCTGTGAGGAATTACACTATTTCTCTTGAGGATCTCATTTCCGGTAAAGATATTAATTCTATAAAAATGATTCCTTATATGGAAGCTGCAAAAGGATTTAATGTTACGGGTGTATTCCATTCACTTCATATAAAGGAAACAATACAGTTAATGAAAACGCTGATGCCTGAAATGAAAAAGATAGCATTCATCTCAGACAAGAGGTTTGTTAGTGCTTATGGTCTGGCTTCATTTAAATACATAATGGCAAAATACTATCCTGAGTTAAAGGGAATTTCTTTAAGTCTGAAAGACATTGATCCGCACGATTTACTGGATTCTTTATCATATATGGATAAACAAACAGGAGTGTTGAGTTATGGATGGTATGTTGATCAATCCAGCAAACTAAGAAAAGATTATTCAATAAACGAAGTACAGAGAATAATTGGCAGCTTCACAAATACACCTGTTTTTGGCTTGGTGGATATTGGTATAGATAACAGAACTTATGCAGGTGGAGTGTTTTCTACTTGCAATGATTTTGGGGAAAAAACAGTTGAGTTACTATTGCAGATCTTAAACGGAAAAGATGCAAAAAAAATCCCGTTTCAAAACATGAATGAAGAAAAAGCACATTTGAATTATGAATATTTGCTTCAGTCGGGAATTGATAGTAAGCTACTGCCTAAAGATGCCGTTTATTATCAAAAGCCACTTAGTGTATATCAGAAATATAAAAGTACTTTTTATCTTATTTCTTTTTTATCACTGCTTGTAATTCTTGGCTTCTTATTAAGAATAGGATATCTGATGAAAATCAAAAAGATTAGAGACAGAGAAATTTCTTTGCTATCTCAATACAAAGAATTATATCATAATAATCAGGACCTTAAATTATTACTAGATTCAATTTTTGACAATATTCCAATTCCACTCTTTGTAAAAGAGGTTGGAGAAGATATTCGTTATAAATACTGGAATAAGAAAGCGGAAGAATTAACCGGAATTAAATGTGACGATGTTATAGGAAAAACAGACATAGAAGTTTTTGGTGAAGAAGTAGGAAAGATGAACAATGAGAAAGACCTGAGTCTGATACAAAACGGAGGCATTCTTAACTATGATGAAGAAGTGTTTTTCCGCAATACAGTCCGTTCAACAAGTGTTATTAAATCCATTATTCAAAGGAAAGATGATACTTCTTATATCTTGGCTACAAGATGGGATATTACAGAATTAAAGGCTATTCAACATAAACTGGAGCTAAACAATCGTCATCTTCATTTAGTAATGGAAGCCGGAGATATCCTGCCATGGACGTGCGACATTCAAAAGAATATAATTTCTGTTGACTATGATTTCTTGAATAATGTGAATAGTGATATCGAAAGAAAGAGTTCTGTTACTACTATTGATGAAACCTTTGCGAGAGTTCACCCTGACGATAAGGAACGATTGAAGTCCGAGTTTGAAAAATTATTGAATGGTAAAACGGATAGATTTGATATTGATTTTCGGATTGATAACTCCGGGAATGATTATAAATGGTGTGCAATGCATGGTGTTGTCAGTGAGTGGAATGATAATGGCAATCCTCTCATTGTAATAGGATCTTCAATAGATATTACAAAGAGAAAGGAAATAGAGCAGGCGCTGTTGGAGGCTAAAGAGAAAGCTGAAGAATCGAATAGATTGAAGTCTGCTTTCCTGGCAAATATGAGTCACGAAATACGTACTCCTTTGAATGCAATTGTGGGATTCTCGAGAATATTGGCAATGGTTAATCAAGGCAATGAAGAACATGCTAAGTTTGCAGATATTATAGAAAATAATAACAGAATGTTACTGCAACTGATAAATGATATTCTCGATTTGTCTAAAATAGAAGCCGGAACTCTGGAATTTATCTACTCAGATGTGGATGTAAATGACTTGTTGAGCGAGATAGAACAATCCTCAAAATTGAAAGTTGATCAGAATACTGTTAGAATATCATTTGAAAACAGACTTCCGGAGTGTATTATAAATACAGATAGAAATCGATTGGCTCAGGTTATTAATAATTTTATATCAAATGCTATTAAGTTTACCAAACAGGGTAGTATTAAGTTTGGTTATCAACTTAAAGAAGAGCAGTTGCACTTTTACGTAACAGATACGGGATGTGGTATTCCTGAGGATAAGTTAGGTACAATATTCGATCGCTTTATTAAGTTAGATGCTTTTGCTCAGGGAACCGGACTAGGGTTGGCGATAAGTGCTTCGATTGTTCATAAATTAGGAGGAGAAATAAATGTTCACTCTGAAGTAGGAGTAGGATCTACTTTCTGGATTACTTTGCCATATAATCCGGTAATATCGGCAGAAGAAAAACGACCTGTTGAGAAAGTTGTTCAACCTCAAAATAAAGGCAAAAAAGCTACATTACTTGTTGCTGAAGATGATGTTAGCAATTATAAACTGGCAGAGGCCATACTAGGCAAAGAATATAATCTGATACATGCTTGGAATGGAGAAGAAGCAGTTCAATTATTCAGAGATAATTTGCCTGATTTAGTTTTAATGGATATTAAAATGCCTATATTAAATGGGTATGAGTCATTTCAGAAAATTAGGCAAATATCAGAAAATGTACCCGTTATAGCTGTAACTGCTTATGCTTCGGAAGAAGATCAGTCTATAATACGCAAGAAGGGTTTTAACGACTTCGTTGCTAAACCTATTTATGCTTCTTTGTTAAAGGATAAAATAGCTGCTTTACTAAAAGTAGACTAA